A single genomic interval of bacterium harbors:
- a CDS encoding ABC transporter permease: MNFHAIRAIYLFEMARTFRTLLQSIVSPVLSTSLYFVVFGSAIGSRMTEIDGVSYGAFIIPGLVMLSLLTQSITNASFGIYFPKFTGTIYEILSAPISYLEIVISYVGAAASKSIMIGLIILATARVFVDYHIAHPVWMIAFLLLTSVTFSLFGFIIGIWADGFEKLQLIPLLIITPLTFLGGSFYSIHMLPPLWQKITLFNPVVYLVNGFRWSFYGVSDLSVGISLGVTLVFLVVCLGVVRWIFKTGYRLKA; encoded by the coding sequence CTCTTCGAGATGGCCCGGACATTCCGCACCCTGCTGCAGAGCATCGTCTCGCCGGTCCTCTCGACTTCGCTCTATTTCGTGGTATTCGGCTCGGCGATCGGCTCTCGGATGACCGAGATCGACGGCGTCAGCTACGGCGCCTTCATCATCCCGGGCTTGGTAATGCTCTCGCTTCTGACTCAAAGCATCACCAACGCTTCTTTCGGCATTTACTTTCCCAAATTCACCGGGACGATCTACGAAATCCTCTCGGCCCCGATCTCCTACCTGGAAATCGTCATCAGCTATGTCGGGGCCGCCGCCAGCAAATCGATCATGATCGGCTTGATCATCCTGGCCACCGCCCGGGTCTTCGTCGACTACCACATCGCCCATCCGGTCTGGATGATCGCCTTCCTGCTGCTGACCTCGGTGACCTTCAGCCTCTTCGGCTTCATCATCGGGATTTGGGCCGACGGCTTCGAAAAGCTGCAGCTCATTCCGCTCCTGATCATCACGCCGCTGACCTTCCTCGGCGGCAGCTTCTACTCCATCCACATGTTGCCGCCGCTGTGGCAAAAGATCACCCTCTTCAACCCGGTCGTCTATCTGGTCAACGGCTTTCGCTGGAGCTTTTACGGGGTTTCCGACCTCAGCGTGGGCATCAGCTTGGGGGTGACCTTGGTTTTCCTCGTCGTCTGCTTGGGGGTGGTGCGCTGGATCTTCAAAACCGGCTATCGACTGAAAGCCTGA
- a CDS encoding UBP-type zinc finger domain-containing protein, with product MNNCHDFENLPDVSPRTPEGCEECLKMGDEWVHLRLCLQCGHVGCCDSSKNKHATRHFHQTGHPVMRSFQPGESWGWCYVHEVMVEFPEQ from the coding sequence ATGAACAATTGCCATGATTTCGAAAATCTACCGGATGTTTCGCCTCGAACTCCCGAAGGCTGCGAAGAGTGCCTCAAAATGGGCGACGAATGGGTTCACCTTCGGCTTTGTCTGCAATGTGGGCATGTCGGCTGCTGCGACAGCTCGAAGAACAAGCACGCCACCCGTCACTTCCACCAAACGGGGCATCCGGTGATGCGCTCCTTCCAGCCGGGCGAGAGCTGGGGCTGGTGCTACGTCCATGAAGTGATGGTGGAATTTCCCGAACAATGA